In the genome of Halobacterium noricense, one region contains:
- a CDS encoding antibiotic biosynthesis monooxygenase family protein, translating into MYLVTFRLDPGAYDDEFHELNDRIQAAAEDTDGYRGKRTWNDPENDEVLVVYYWESLDALDSFGAVDDHKRAKQRWTEWYDAYEVTVTEVLDRYGSGFGDDADPPA; encoded by the coding sequence ATGTACCTCGTCACCTTCCGCCTCGATCCCGGAGCGTACGACGACGAGTTCCACGAACTCAACGACCGGATACAGGCAGCCGCCGAAGACACGGACGGGTATCGCGGCAAGCGCACGTGGAACGACCCGGAGAACGACGAGGTGCTCGTCGTTTACTACTGGGAGTCGCTCGACGCCCTCGATTCGTTCGGCGCCGTCGACGACCACAAACGAGCGAAACAGCGATGGACGGAGTGGTACGACGCCTACGAAGTCACCGTCACGGAAGTGCTAGATAGGTACGGCAGCGGATTCGGCGACGACGCAGACCCGCCCGCGTAG
- a CDS encoding TetR/AcrR family transcriptional regulator, which yields MSDADGIVEANDTREEIMEATFRALSEHGYKDLRVRDIGEEMELSRQVIHYHFDGKYDLLSSFLAYIIDQYEGSVEVAEDMDPRSELDARIDQCLFGPEFEEFTHWDRMKVYHELYAHAQNDDEHRELFEEHYARLRGSVVAVIEDGIEQGVFREVNAERMGQLVTDVIHAARERRISLGHDDAPEEARAAIDEFVLDSLERGD from the coding sequence ATGAGCGACGCAGACGGAATCGTCGAGGCAAACGACACCCGCGAGGAGATCATGGAGGCGACGTTCCGGGCACTCAGCGAGCACGGGTACAAGGACCTCCGGGTGCGGGACATCGGCGAGGAGATGGAGCTGTCGCGGCAGGTCATCCACTACCACTTCGACGGGAAGTACGACCTGCTGTCGTCGTTCCTGGCGTACATCATCGACCAGTACGAGGGCAGCGTCGAGGTCGCCGAGGACATGGACCCGCGGTCGGAGTTGGACGCGCGCATCGACCAGTGTCTGTTCGGGCCGGAGTTCGAGGAGTTCACGCACTGGGACCGCATGAAAGTGTACCACGAACTGTACGCGCACGCGCAGAACGACGACGAGCACCGCGAACTCTTCGAGGAGCACTACGCGCGGCTGCGCGGCAGCGTCGTGGCCGTCATCGAGGACGGCATCGAGCAGGGGGTCTTCCGCGAGGTGAACGCCGAACGGATGGGCCAACTCGTCACGGACGTCATTCACGCGGCCCGCGAGCGCCGCATCTCCCTCGGGCACGACGACGCGCCCGAGGAGGCGCGCGCGGCCATCGACGAGTTCGTGCTGGACTCGCTCGAACGCGGCGACTAA